In Marinobacter qingdaonensis, the sequence GATGCCGGTGACCCGGTTGGCGGTCAGGGGCACGTGGTGCAACCGGACGCCGGCGTGAATGGTGAAGTAGTCCACGCCCTGCTCGGCCTGCTCGATCAGGGTATCCCGGAAGATTTCCCAGGTCAGGTCCTCGGCAACCCCGCCAACTTTTTCCAGGGCCTGGTAGATGGGGACGGTGCCGATCGGCACCGGCGAGTTGCGGATGATCCACTCGCGGGTTTCATGGATGTTCTTGCCGGTGGACAGGTCCATGATGGTGTCCGCGCCCCAGCGCGTGGCCCAGGTCAATTTCTCGACCTCTTCCTCGATGGAAGAGCTCACGGCGGAATTGCCGATGTTGCCGTTGATCTTCACCAGGAAGTTGCGGCCAATGATCATCGGCTCGATTTCCGGGTGGTTGATGTTGGCCGGAATGATGGCCCGGCCCCGGGCGACCTCGTCCCGGACAAACTCGGGGGTGATCGCCGCCGGCAGATTGGCCCCGAATGACTGCCCCGGGTGCTGCTGGTCGAGCAGGCCCTGGGCCCGAGCTTCCTGCAGCTTCTGGTTCTCGCGGATGGCGATGAACTCCATTTCCGGAGTCACCAGCCCCTGCCGGGCGTAGTGCATCTGACTGACGTTGGCGCCCGGCTTGGCCCGCAGGGGTTTGCGCGCCTCCAGAAACCGGAGCGGATCCAGCTGCGGGTCCTTCAAACGCCGACGGGTGTACTCCGAGCTGTAGCCGGGCAGGGTCTCGACATCGCCCCGTTCGGCGATCCAGTCAGCCCGAATCGGCGCCAGGCCCTTGCGCAGGTCGATCTGTGCGTCCGGATCCGTGTACGGACCGGACGTGTCATACACCACCACCGCCGGGTTCTGCTCGCCGCCCATGTCCGTGGGAGTGTCGCCCAGGGTGATTTCCCGCATGGGCACGCGCAGATCGGGGCGGCTGCCGGTCACGTACACTTTGCGGGAATTGGGCAGTGGTTTGACCGCGGCGGTGTCGACCTTGGCGGATTCACTGAGGTAAGAAGGTAGCTCTGTCATCATTCGCTCCCGTTTTGGGTTGGCCATCGGGTCGCGTATGACGGAGGCTGAAACGGTTTTCCCCAGCCAGGGAAACCCCAGGTTCCAGTCAGCACAACGGTCTCAATCCCTACGCCGGTATTATCCGGATCAGGTCGCGGGTTCTGCGATGCAATCTCAGCCAGTTGCCCGGGTTCACCCCAGGCAGACCAGCACCCCGTCAAGACGCGAATCTGTTTTGTGTGACACCCGGAATGAGTGCCGTTTGCAAGTGTAGAGCTGCGACTGATTATTGTCCATAATGGCGGTCCAAAGCTCTACCGACGGCCCATCGCAGCACAATCAGTGAGATACAGTTGCCAGGCCAGCGTGTCCACGAAGGACGCACACCTGCACAGGCATTCAGGAGACATAATGAAGAAACGATTGCTTTCCGGACTTGTTGGCCTCTTGGCGGTGCAGCCCGCCCTCGCCATGGATCTGGTGGAGACCTACGAGAAAGCGCTGTCCTACGATTCCGGCATCGCCGCCGCCCAGGCCAGCTTTGAAGCCCAGCAGGCCGGCAGTGACGTCACCCGAAGCGAACTCCTGCCCCAGCTTGGCGCCTTCGGCGAGGCCAACTACGTGGACGTGGACGGCCCCAACCAGGACAACAGCTACCGGGAATACGCCTACGGCGTGCAACTGACCCAGCCACTGTTCCAGGCCGACGCCTGGTTCCGCTACGACGCCAGCCAGTTCCAGACCGACTCTGCCCGGGCCCAGTACAACCTGGCC encodes:
- the thiC gene encoding phosphomethylpyrimidine synthase ThiC, translated to MTELPSYLSESAKVDTAAVKPLPNSRKVYVTGSRPDLRVPMREITLGDTPTDMGGEQNPAVVVYDTSGPYTDPDAQIDLRKGLAPIRADWIAERGDVETLPGYSSEYTRRRLKDPQLDPLRFLEARKPLRAKPGANVSQMHYARQGLVTPEMEFIAIRENQKLQEARAQGLLDQQHPGQSFGANLPAAITPEFVRDEVARGRAIIPANINHPEIEPMIIGRNFLVKINGNIGNSAVSSSIEEEVEKLTWATRWGADTIMDLSTGKNIHETREWIIRNSPVPIGTVPIYQALEKVGGVAEDLTWEIFRDTLIEQAEQGVDYFTIHAGVRLHHVPLTANRVTGIVSRGGSIMAKWCLAHHKESFLYEHFEDICQIMKAYDVSFSLGDGLRPGSIADANDAAQFGELETLGELTKIAWKHDVQCMIEGPGHVPMHLVKENMDKQLACCDEAPFYTLGPLITDIAPGYDHITSGIGAAMIGWYGCAMLCYVTPKEHLGLPNKDDVKTGIITYKIAAHAADLAKGHPGAQVRDNALSKARFEFRWEDQFNLGLDPDTARAFHDETLPKESAKVAHFCSMCGPKFCSMKISQEVRDYAAEHGIDEVSAIDAGMQEKSREFVDAGSKLYDRV